TTACACGATCTTACTACCTGAAGTCGCTAATTACTACTCATACCAAGTCACCGTGTTGGTGAACTATGAATACAATGGAACTGATATGGTTGGACCACGGAGCCCTGTGATGAATATCTCAAAAGGTTATCAATTTACTTTAAACTGTTTAATAATATCGTTAACAAATCATGCATGCTATCCTCTCCACCCCCGTTCTCAATTGCATGCTGTAAAATGACAGTTAACTTACGTAAAAATATGTATGTGTATGCGATTCTTATACTTTGTACCATGGGTTGGGAGGAGGGGGGCGGGGTGGGAGGAGCAGGGCGCGACAAATGCAGGAAAACCCCTACACAACTTTAAACATTTACTGTGTATAGAAATGATGAAATAATTAGGTAACTGATGTGGTAAATGTATACCTACTATGTTTACCGCGtgtttgtaattgtttattCTTTTTAGAAAATATACCGGACATTACAGGATTTAGTTCGTCATTTATTGTTAGCAATGGCGGGGAGATCGACATGCGTTCATACACAGGCACAGAGGACGGTGTAAACttaaatgtcaattttggagtCGGCTTATGGGTAGATGATAACGGAACACACTTTGGGGAGAATGAATTTAAAAGCCAAGATGGTGATGTTGCAAATTCTATTTTTACTACCACCACGTCGTTTACGCCATGTGTCGAAAGTATGATTTCAGTGAGATGCCAGTTGAAGTTTCCTAATAGTGTTGGTGTGCGCCGAATCGGAGTAAAGTACATGTCTACAGAATTTAATGGAATCGTTGTGTCGACATCGATGGTGTTTCTAGCACGAGGTGGTAAGTGTTAGCGTAATCCATTTTCGTCCATTTTCTTTATTATCTCTTGCCGTTGTTGTTTTTTGGTTACATTTGTCTTTTAGAcgttaataaatgtttttttttaaatgtattttgaatCAATGAATCGTTCTATTCTATCGTACTATAGCGGACAGGAAAATTGtaacatgcatggcttaatttCTAAATCATAGCTCCAATTGTAGCAGAGCACCGCACAATATCAACCAGTATTGGTGAATCCGTTGAATTAGTGTTAACACTTGATGGCATTGACGATACTACTTTACGATGGAAAAAAAATGGTGATACGGCGGATATATCTGAATGGGACGGTCTGAGTCACGTGACACTTGGAAATGTTCGAAGGAAGGATGACGGTATTTACGAATGCTACCAGGAGGGCCATCGGGACGAAGGGCAGCATGCAATAGTACGAGTGATTGTAAGAGGTAGGTCTTGCAAAATGGTCTTCTATGGCGAGGAAATTTGGTATTTAGCTTAGTTGGCGATATTGTAGTCGCGCTGATCTTTAATATATTTCAGAGTGCCCTCGTGGGAAGTGGTTACCTCCGGACTGTGAATTAGACTGTCCTGTATGTTACAATGGTGGCGTGTGTACTGAATTCGGATCATGTATCTGTCCTCCTGGCTTTAAAGGCGACCATTGTGAAGAAGGTACTACAGTAATTGAATTTTATCAAATGTTATGCTGATGTTTAAGTGGATGATAGTAGCATAGCAAAATTGCCTTGATCGTATATTCTACGCGAATAGCTCAAATGTGTTGTCAAAAAGCTTTCATTTGTGAAGATCGCTAAGCACCGAAAATAAAACAGGTTTTTAGGTCTATATGAAGTCACAAAAAAACGAGGACTTATTTGTAGACTTTACTTTGTGATAGTCATTACGAACTTCGTCCCTCTGTAAATTCGATTTAGATTGTGTATATTAAAATTGTGACGTTATAATGTCCTATGTCGTCACAAAATCAAAATCTAATTATCATTAGCCTAGAATTTTAATAACGAACTGGcaataaagatgtattgttcagAATGTAATACATTTCATACTATATCTATAGCATGTGGAATCAATAATTGGGGACGAGACTGTACAATTCTTTGTAACTCTCGCACCCCTGGATGCCCAGGTAAATTATACAGCCTGCCTGATCCATATGGATGCTCGTGTTTCTCAGGATATGAGGGAATTGAATGTGAAAATggtaatattatacattttgtttttgtaacatttattttgataaaaactGAAGTGGCCCCCAAAATTAACGAAGATAAAATCTATGGTAGTTTGACCAGAAATAAACACAATGCTGAAATCAAAGGGTATCGAAAGGAAAAGTAGGCCTAACCACTTTCCTCCAAAACAGTAAATTCAAAATGTAACCCACATAACGTATGCAAATTAAAGGTGATAATAAAGACAAATAGAGCTAATGGACACTATTATTTATACAAATCGGTATCAACTAATATAATCGTTGCATTTTCctattatagtactgtatatacattttattctaTGAAACAACGTTCTCTAATCGAggcaatattataaaataaaaacctgAAAGATGACGTTAATTTAAAGGGAAAAAACACTCCAAAAATACTCCAGTTAGTTATCAtatgtttaccgaccaaccgaccgatatagtgagctgtagagtctaAGAACTATGCAAGAAATAATAGACGGTGAAACGAACAAATCTGACGAACTACTGGGTTTAAAGAATTGTTGATAATTCGAAATCATGCGACCGGTATTCTTTTGTTATCATTTCTGGTTGTAGACGTCAGGGATGACCTTGTTCTTCAGAGTTCCCGGTTATATGCAGTTTTATTATTGTGTTGGTGAGCCAAGTTTTGTTGATTGTAGAGAAATACCTGTATGTCAAACGTTCACAACGATGACTTCTTCTTCCATTTACTTTTCCGGTATTCTATAGTAATATGAAATATCTTTGTTTCGTTATAGCATGCGATACGGCAACAACTGGTATGTATGGACCAAACTGCTTGATAGAATGTCATTGTGACAGTAGTGATTGCGACCGTACAGAGGGCTGTGGGGAAGGTGTCACGTGTCACAGCGGTTATACTGGAACAACGTGTTTAGGTACTGTATAGTACATTGTGTAGAAATacgtctaaagctctgtctactatcaaactctatatgacaaaaaacaaatataatgtgcccatatatggacacgatgacgtcatcactaTGATATGAGGGTTGTTATTTTCTATTCTAAGGTTGATTACTATaaaaatttgtttctttttagagaGAGACCCGAATGCTGATTGTCCGGAAGGTTTATATGGCCAACAATGCACTAAAATATGCCATTGTGGAAACTCGTCAGTTTGTGATCGTGAGACGGGAAGTTGCCCAAACGGTGACCATTGCGCAGAAGCATGGGCTGGTTTTGGTTGTCAGCAAGGTAACCCATTTTAACGTTATTCCTAAACTTTGTATTTCGTCCTCacaataataaagtaaatcGCTTAGATATTTCTGAAGATATAAAATGATTATGATGTGATTATatatttaatgtcacataatatattcactttgaccaaaaatagATAGAAAGAACATTATTTACCAGAAAGAACATTATTTACCGGAAAAAAACTGAATtctaaagcaaaaaatagtcaaattggctgccagccaatggatttttggttaaatttaatgtttattttgttttttataagtgaaaacgtcatttttttttctacgaaagtgattaacttgattaaaactttaaaataacctattcaaagtctgttttaattaatcttaattgttaatgtttttgggggacaacacatctttaaaacaatcattattATAGACAGTAATAACTTAATTTATCAGTAATTAGTattgtaaatcattttttagCAGAGTAGACATGTGTAGTTCACACTCGTTGTATTCAAAATTACAAATTGCTATTCACGGACTTCACTCTTGTTTCAGCTCTTCCAGCCCTAAGCGAAGCACCAGTTGTCACCACTATTGGGAATCTTGTCAATGCATACTGGTCAACCTGGACGCTAAATAATGATTATGGTCGCGGAAGTGTTGACAGTTATCAACTAGTTTTTTGGCCAACGAATATTACCAGTGATGTAACCGTTTTGAATATAACAAATGGTGTCGAAACAAACATATCTTGGAGCCAAATGAACTACTCCACACAGTATAGCTTTGCAGTGAAAGTTGTCACAGAAATAGATGAACAATTAGTAATTGGAGAGTCCAGTCCTACGACAAATCACGAAATATGTAAGTACCGTAATTCCTTTAAAATAAATCACATAAAATAGGTATACGTAGGTGTCACAAAACAATTCAATAAAACAAAgtcaattaaataaatatcaaaagcATCTTATACACCTTTAATTCCAAAATATTCTTTACTTAGATCCACCGTCTCTACTCCGGCCACCATCGTTACTGTCACGTGGCTCCTTGGGCGTCAACATTACTTGGGATGAATGGACGTACGCCTTTGACAAGGGAATTGGCAATGTAACAGCCTACATCGTTGAATGGTGGGATGCAGTGTCTGCAACTGACGTCAGTACCATCAGGTATACCGGTGATCCATCAGAAGGAATACTCATTCCAAATATTACGTATGATACAAATGTGGTTGTTAGAATAGCAACAGTTTACATTAATGGTGAAAGTGAAAAAAACGGAATACCAAGCCCGGTTCTAGTCGTGCTAAAAGGTTGGTTAAACATCAACATATTACATTGTCCGAATTGTGTTCCTGCGTAGGTCAACAGCTTTCGAATTTCAGATAAATGCTTTAATTGGAtcttaaacataaaatatatctATTGCTTGACATATGTAGTCAATAACACTTGTCATCTATTTACAGATAATATTTGTCCGTATGATTGGAAACAATTTGAAGACACTTGCTATCTGTTAGATGATAGTTTACTCAACTGGAATGACGCTAGTTCATTCTGTCAGGAACAGTCTGCACATTTGGTATCTATAATATCCCAAAGCGAAAGTGACTTTGTCGTATTGGCAGTACAAGGGAAAGCATATGATCATTGGATTGGTCTTAGTTTCCAAAGCAGTTCTATGAATTGGTACTGGAGTACAGGAGAGATACTTGCGTATCAAAGTATGTTAGATAACGATAACAACCAAATGTTATAATCGTTCTTTCTTACAAGGTTTATTACTATGTGTGAAGAACTGCTGtgaataatataacataattcTCCAAAATTACATACAAAATTCGCTCGAATTGTATATCGTAGACCTAGCCGATTGTTATTCCATTACAAATAACTAACTCACTATTCGCAATTAGTagtttaacaaaatgttattaccaGAACCACAAACATTGAAGTCCGTGTACAATAGCTATTACGTATTTAACCACCATATATAATTACTAATTCAGGTTACTACAATAATATATTAACGCTAAActaagttttgttttttattagatTGGCAAGGAACACTAGACGCCTCTTCAGGAGCGTGCGCACAGATCGACTCAGACAGTGGTTTTTGGTCAAATATGCCTTGTCAATCAATTACTGGGAATAGAGCCATTTGTAAGAAAGGTAAAGTTTGAAAATGTTCACTTTAAGATGAAAATATGCAGTTATCTGATTTAATAAAAGATATTATTACAGGATCAATAATAGATTTCGAAACTAAAATAAAGCACAGATgagtattactgtattattattaatcattacacATTGGGACCTACGGATGAGCTATAACTACGAGTCATAGCAATTAGATGCTTCTACAAATCTTAAATAAAATTCCTTACAAAAGATGGAACACAAAACCTCTATCGTTCAATGTGTTACAAGCAAAATGATAAATACAACATACAGAAATCTCTATAATCAGTCATACTGTACACATTTCACTAATTCAGAGACAAACTCTATCAtaaaattgacacaaaaaaacaaaacaataagcAGAACAAAGACAGACTATTTAGAGGAACGGCGTAAATATACCAATGTCTACCATTTATATCTAAAGCACATGAATGTTCACAATAATGAATTTctaatatacagtaatgtaaTAACAAAGCAAAACTTATCATTCAATTTACATTGCTGTTATTATTCTAGGTGTTCAGAAATTTGGCTGTCTTGACGAAACTTGGCATGGTTATAAAGACGAATGTTACAAATACTTAAACAATCGTACAACACGACAAGAAGCGGCGCAAAGCTGCCGAAATTTTCGAACTGCTGAATTAACTAGTATCCATTCTTTAAATGAAGATGAATTTGTTCAAACCATCATTCGGAGCTACAGCGAAGACACATGGATCGGGTTAAAATATAGAAACAATGAAGTAACTGGTAATaccaaatataaaaacaataacatttatattaaaaaaactacTACGAACTCAATACCTTCTAATCCCGGAGCACCGAGTTTAATTTTGCCACTGGCAGACTATGGGTTCAATTCTGCTTCTGGTACAGCACAAGGCCATGGGTTAAATTCGGCCTCTGGCATAACACCAGACCATGGGTTCAATTTGTCCTTTGATATAGGCCTTTGGTATAGCGCCAGAAGATGGGTTCAATTCGGCCTCTGGTATAGCACCAGAACATGAGTTCAATTCGGCCTCTAAAATAACACCAGACCATGGGTTCAATTAGTCCTCTGGTATAGCACCAGACCATGGGTTCAATTCTGCTTCTGGTATAGCACCAGAACATGGGTTCAATTAGGCATCTGGTATAGCACCAGAACATTGGTTCAATTCTGCTTCTGGTATAGCGCCAGAATATGTGTTCAATTTGGCCTCTGGTATAGCACCAGACCATGGATTCAATTCGTCCTCTGGTATAGCACCACAACATTGGTTCAATTAGGCCTCTGCTATAGCGCCAGAAGATGGGTAGATCAATTATCGGCTGGAGAAACACAATTTGCATATGTCAGAATCAATTCGGCCTCTGGTATAGCACCAGAAGATGGGTTTAATTCGGCCTCTGACATAGCACCAGACCATTTGTTTTTTGCAGGCCTTCAATGGACTGATGAAACTGATGTTGAGTATTTGATTAACGGAATTAATCAAACTAATATAGATAGCAAATGTGCAGCATACAGTCAAGATGATCACATTTTCTCTTGGAAATTCATGGATTGTTCAACAGAAAATGCATATGTGTGTAAGGATATAAGAGGTAACAAACACTTAACAAATTTAGCGTTTTGAATTATTTCTATCAAATGGGTAAAAGTAATAgccaactttttttaaaaatataaatatgtatatgtgGTGTTTTTCCTTCTACAGTTTAACTATCTATCATTTTCAGCCATTAACCATTATTTCCACAGCATTAACAGATAGTTTGTACCCACAGAGCAACCTGTAATTACTAactttaaattttacattaattaattaaactaagTGTAGGCTAAGTGTACAGAATATGGATAGGGTTTACAAGTATATATTCAAGAATTTGAATAGTTGGAaagtatacaatacaaaaaccaAAGAAGACGGAAGAAAAGCATAATGTGAATAGGTAGGTTTACTGATTAGATTACTACTAATTAGATAAGTGGAAATAGATGAAAAATAGGCgttgagtcaaacaaattgcaacagtttgtttttttgctgAAATATGCTCAACTATATGTAGATATTATCATATCCAAAATCTACCCTGATCTGCCCATTATAAattacctaatttgcataaaatcaaaatggctgccattttacaACTTTGATCCTAATTATCTCTTAAACCATAAAGAATTTGGTATAAGAATGTATTgaacacaaatataaacatgacccTAAAGATtcagaataatatatttgatttgtctttggggtcaaggtcaaaggtcattccaGTTTGACATCTAAATTATGCTAATTATCTCTTAATCCATTAGGTATTTTGATTAAGAATGTATaagtacaaatataaacatgacccTTAAGATTCAGAATAGCACATTTGATTTTTCATCTTACCCTGGGGTCactgggtcaaaggtcacaatataaaaaaattcaaattatcctttaaatcaatttccCTAGTAGTCTTACTACTACTAAAAACATAGCATATACAGTACAGACATTGCAGCAGATTGATGTCTGCACACTGCGTCAACACCCCTCCCACCCAGAGATTACTAggtcaattttgaaaaaattgtttatttataaatattataactaCTAAATTTACAAAGTATCAGTAGGTCATTTACTTTATACCATACAGTATagcttattttgacatttacttTTACATTTAGGCATACCTACTTTAGTAGACCTACAAAGCTTACATTTCTGAAACATTGGtcacaaaaatgtctaaataatTCTTGGGTCGGACTCGATCGTCAATAGAGTTACTTTTTAAGATGTTTTTGCCATACTCTGGACAATTCTCGCTTCACTGAGAATTCAgtaaaattacgtcagagtagacCAATAAACTTAGCTTtctgataattattaatttaaattatcatcttttttaaatcaaattatctacAATTAAATTAAGCAACAACAGTTGCAAAGAACTAGTTTTGTTAAAGTATACTTTAGTAAGTATCAAAATGACTTACTgtcttactgtatttattacAATTCTGGATTGAAGCATCATTTTGCTAATAAAAGTATTAATAAATACTGTTACTTAATCCTAATATATACTGATACTTTGTTTGTGTTTAGATAAATTTTAACATACACAAAGGGtatttaaatatgaatacaaactacacttgtttttaatggctggattttttttaattttcatccATCTCAAACTTTAAAATTTAGGGTGTTACGAaagattctattttttttttaaatgtatctcTATATTTTCTGTATTTGTGTCATTTGAGAGCAGAGGACTCGTTCTTATACTAAAGTAAACTATAGACACTTGTTCTAAAGATTTTTAGTTCACATAGTCTCTGTATTCTTAATACACAGAATATGTCATCTATCACTACTGCACCCACTTTGGTTAGTACAACTTAATTTTTCCCAATGTTAGGGTCAGGTTTTACTGTTTCAAGTGGTCGGTTACTGTTTGAACCACATGACCTCCATTTTCACAGTTACAAATTTTGTAAGGGTAAAGGTGTTTCCACACTTTCCCATAATTTCAGTTTAAACACTTCACACAACCAGCCAGGATTGacagtttttgtttgtttttagcaTAGTGTACTAtaatcaaatataataaaaaaccaaatataataaatgtaattccTTACAATTAAAACAACTTTCCTAATAGTCTGATCCCTGAAGTTAACTCAAATGAGCTTTTCAAAATAGATATGATTTGTTCATAGGTACATCATCCAAATTGAAATGAATTCACTTCATAATTAgagtattttatattgtaaataatgacattttatcTTGACCAAATACAAATCAAATGCAAATCATAAGAAcatattaatgtatatttctattaaatacattcttgttcaaaatacctgatgttttgagagataattagcatattttataTGACATAATTAGATGACATTTGACTTTCACCCTATACAACTCAATTGCATCTTTCTGAATATTTAGggtcatatttatattaaatacattcttgTTAAAAATACCTGATGTTTGGCgagataattagcatattttataTGGCATAATTAGATGACATTTGACTTTGACCCCATATACAACTCAATTGCATCATTCTGAATATTTAGggtcatatttatattaaatacattcttgttaaaaatacctgatgttttgagagttattttcaaattttatatagTGTAATTAGATGACCTTTTGAACCTTGAACCCTAATACAActcaattactgtacattattctaaaccATTAGGGtcatgtttaggcctatatttgtacTTGTAGTTAAacattcttattcaaaatacctaatggattaagagataattagcatattttagaGGCCATACtggaatgacctttgaccttgaccccaaagacaaatcaaatacattattttaaatctttAGGGTCACATTTATATTCATACTTAtacattcttattcaaaatacctaatggattaagagataattagcatattttagaTGTCAAACtggaatgacctttgaccttgaccccaaagacaaatcaaatatattattctgaATCTTTGgggtcatgtttatatttgtgttcAATACATTCTTACACCAAATTCTTTATGGTTTAAGAGATAATTGGGATCAAAGTtgtaaaatggcagccattttgattttatgtaAATTAGGTAATTTATAATGGGCAGATCAGGGTAGATTTTGGATATGATAATATCTACATATAGTTGAGCATATTTcagcaaaaaaacaaactgttgcaatttgtttgacTGAAAAGTCTATTTCCACTCATCTAAATACACAACAAAGGCACTACCTGTCACTATTAAAACTGCTGCAGTTCAATTAGGATCTTTCGTTTCATTCATACACTTCAAATCCCTCTCAGTAGATATCATAATGATATATCATAGTGACTTTGAATTGTgatagtgatatggccaaagcAAAGATATAATCGTTGGATCCATTTTCGGTTAAAGAAACACATTTTCCGATGTCTTAATTACAAAACAACTCACAAatatacatttccatttcttttAAACGGCTGTAAATATACAGGTATATAGACGATGGGTGCATTGCAGTACAGACATGATGATGAGACACAATCTACAATCTCCATGTGCTGTGAGGTGaggtaaaaaaataattaaaagataaaataaattaaaagtgaTGCttgcttataaaaaaaaagggtAAAGGTCAAGttgcacaccgggagacgatcccctactctttttgaatagtgtaccaagttctttaacttCACTATATGTACACGGAACCAACAGCTTTACATTCCATCCAaaggatgaggcaatgagagtaaa
This region of Antedon mediterranea chromosome 8, ecAntMedi1.1, whole genome shotgun sequence genomic DNA includes:
- the LOC140056070 gene encoding lymphocyte antigen 75-like, encoding MNYSTQYSFAVKVVTEIDEQLVIGESSPTTNHEIYPPSLLRPPSLLSRGSLGVNITWDEWTYAFDKGIGNVTAYIVEWWDAVSATDVSTIRYTGDPSEGILIPNITYDTNVVVRIATVYINGESEKNGIPSPVLVVLKDNICPYDWKQFEDTCYLLDDSLLNWNDASSFCQEQSAHLVSIISQSESDFVVLAVQGKAYDHWIGLSFQSSSMNWYWSTGEILAYQNWQGTLDASSGACAQIDSDSGFWSNMPCQSITGNRAICKKGVQKFGCLDETWHGYKDECYKYLNNRTTRQEAAQSCRNFRTAELTSIHSLNEDEFVQTIIRSYSEDTWIGLKYRNNEVTGLQWTDETDVEYLINGINQTNIDSKCAAYSQDDHIFSWKFMDCSTENAYVCKDIRGNKHLTNLAF